Proteins from a single region of Streptomyces griseiscabiei:
- a CDS encoding family 2B encapsulin nanocompartment shell protein — MSVDSVPEARTTSDAPQQSLSTSAARNLATTTKSAPQMQEITSRWLLRMLPWVEAGGGAYRVNRRLRHTLGDGRVEFVQEGATVRVIPRELGELALLRGFEDPDVLTALADRCTQRDFAAGEVLAERGGPADGIHLIAHGRVSQTSEGKYGGQIAVAVLSDGEHFGENALLDPDARHDRTVTAETAGTLLTLSRADFAAVQASAPRLRAHIDEFGSRARQRQNKHGEAEIALSAGHVGEPDLPGTFVDYELRPREYELSVAQTVLRIHTRVTDLYNGPMNQSEEQLRLTIEALRERQEHELINNREFGLLHNADFKQRVQPRSGPPTPDDMDDLLCRRRGTKMFLAHPRTIAAIGRGFNAHGLYPDHVDLGGQSVPAWRGVPILPCNKIPISREQTSSIIAMRTGEKNQGVIGLRQTGLLDEYEEGLSVRFMGIDERAIVSYLVSTYYSAAVLLPDALGVMENVQIAPTSH, encoded by the coding sequence ATGTCCGTCGACAGCGTCCCGGAAGCCCGGACCACATCCGACGCACCGCAGCAGTCCCTGAGCACCTCCGCCGCCCGTAACCTCGCCACGACCACCAAGTCCGCCCCGCAGATGCAGGAGATCACCTCCCGCTGGCTGCTGCGGATGCTGCCCTGGGTCGAGGCCGGCGGTGGCGCCTACCGGGTCAACCGGCGCTTGCGGCACACCCTCGGCGACGGGCGCGTCGAGTTCGTCCAGGAGGGCGCGACGGTCCGGGTCATCCCCCGGGAGCTGGGCGAACTGGCCCTGTTGCGCGGATTCGAGGACCCGGACGTCCTCACCGCCCTCGCCGACCGGTGCACACAGCGCGACTTCGCGGCGGGCGAGGTCCTCGCCGAGCGCGGCGGCCCCGCGGACGGCATCCATCTGATCGCCCACGGCCGGGTCAGCCAGACCTCCGAGGGCAAGTACGGCGGGCAGATCGCCGTCGCGGTGCTCTCGGACGGCGAACACTTCGGCGAGAACGCCCTGCTGGACCCCGACGCCCGCCACGACCGTACGGTCACCGCCGAGACCGCCGGTACTCTCCTGACCCTCTCCCGCGCCGACTTCGCCGCCGTCCAGGCCTCCGCGCCCCGTCTTCGGGCCCACATCGACGAGTTCGGCTCCCGCGCCCGGCAGCGGCAGAACAAACACGGCGAGGCCGAGATCGCGCTGTCGGCGGGCCACGTCGGCGAGCCCGACCTGCCGGGCACCTTCGTGGACTACGAACTGCGGCCGCGCGAGTACGAACTCTCCGTCGCCCAGACCGTGCTGCGCATCCACACCCGGGTCACCGACCTCTACAACGGTCCGATGAACCAGAGCGAGGAGCAACTCCGGCTCACCATCGAGGCCCTGCGTGAGCGTCAGGAGCACGAGCTGATCAACAACCGTGAGTTCGGGCTGCTGCACAACGCCGACTTCAAGCAGCGCGTCCAGCCCCGCTCCGGCCCGCCGACCCCGGACGACATGGACGATCTGCTCTGCCGCCGACGCGGCACCAAGATGTTCCTCGCCCACCCGAGGACCATCGCCGCCATCGGGCGCGGCTTCAACGCCCACGGCCTCTACCCCGACCATGTCGACCTCGGCGGGCAGTCCGTCCCCGCCTGGCGCGGGGTCCCCATCCTGCCGTGCAACAAGATCCCGATCAGCAGGGAGCAGACCAGCTCCATCATCGCGATGCGCACCGGCGAGAAGAACCAGGGCGTCATCGGCCTGCGGCAGACCGGACTGCTGGACGAGTACGAAGAGGGCCTGTCCGTGCGCTTCATGGGCATCGACGAGCGGGCGATCGTCTCCTACCTCGTCAGCACCTACTACTCCGCCGCGGTCCTCCTGCCCGACGCCCTCGGTGTGATGGAGAACGTGCAGATCGCCCCCACCTCGCACTGA